DNA sequence from the Devosia lacusdianchii genome:
GCGCAAGTCCGAGAACAGCGCGCATATCAACTGGTTCGTCCGGGCTCTGAACTATCGCTACGATAGCTACGACTTTGCGCTCGACAACCTGCTGGTAGAAACGCCGCATGAGCAGTCGGTGGCGGTGGACGAGGCGCTGCGGCGGATGTCCGTTTATGTGGGCCGGGCCAACCGGCACGATTTCTGCAGCGGAGCAGACCCCTCGGGCGGCTATGGCGATGTCGTCATACCGTCACGTTTCCAGAATATCGGCGACCAGGAAATCGTGCTGCCCAAGTAAGGCGGGGCGAATCGGTCCCAAGCGCCGATGGCCATCGCGCCTACCCACTTATCTTGACTTTCGTGGCGGTACGAGTGAGAAACAAACCGACGGTCGGTTTTAGAGGGTTTTCGACGTGACACGGGCCTATCTGAGTGCCGAAGCGCGACGGGAACAAATCCTGGATTGCGCGCAGCACCTGTTTTTCACCAAGGGCTATGAGGCGACCACCGTACAGGACCTGATGCTGGCGGCAGGCGTTTCCAAGGGCGGATTTTATCATCACTTCGGCGCTAAGGAGGACGTGCTCCAGGCGCTCAATGCCCGACTGGCCGCAGTATCGGTGTCGGTACTGGAGACGGTGATGGCATGGCCGGGGCTGACGGCCTTCGAACAGCTCAACCAATCATTGCGCGGCCTGCGCCACTTCAAGCGCGAGACGGCAAGTGGGCTGGTAGCAGCGTTCGAGACGCTGATGCGGCCGGAAAATATTGCGCTCTATGAGCGGATCAGGCGCACCAACATCCAGACTGTGCTGCCCTACTTTGAGAAAATCATCGAAGCGGGGCAGCAGGATGGGAGCTTCAACGTGCCCAACGCCCGGGTCGCCGCCGAGGCGGTTCTGTCGCTGGGCAGCATGAGTCATGAAACCGTGGCGGCCGCTCTTGCCGCCCGAGGACAAGACCGGGCCGCGGCCAACAAAGCCTTGCAAGAGGCGATGACCTTCCAGGGCGTCATCATTGATCGCATCCTGGGAATGCCCGATGGCAGTATTGAGTTTGTGGAGCCCGGATATGTCGACGCGCTGCTGCCGATCGAGGATTAAGCGGAAACGCACGATCCAAGCCGCGGTGTCGTAATCCCGTTGCGTTTACGTAGGATGGGTGACACCGACTAGCGCTGCCAATTAACGGCAAGGTGGGGGAATGTACTTGCACGAAACGACCAGCCGCAGCGGCTCGCCGGCCGAAGTGCTCACTGTGTTCCTCAAGCTCGGACTGACCTCGTTTGGCGGGCCGATCGCGCACCTTGGGTTTTTTCGCGACGAGCTGATCGTCCGCCGCCGCTGGATGGACGAGCAGGGGTATGGCGACCTGGTGGCGCTGTGCCAGTTTCTGCCGGGGCCGGCATCGAGCCAGGTTGGATTTGCCCTGGGTCTGTGGCGGGCGGGGCCGCTCGGTGCGCTTGCGGCCTGGCTGGGTTTCACCCTGCCTTCGGCAATCCTGCTGGTGGCTTTTGCCCTCAGTGCTGCGGCGCTTGATGGACCGTTTGCGCAAGGGGTGCTGCATGGCCTCAAGATCGTCGCCGTGGCGGTGGTAGCGCAGGCGGTGTGGGGCATGGCCAAAAGCCTGGCGCCGGATCGACAGCGCGCCGGAATCGCCGTGGCGGCATTGGCGCTGGTCGTCTTGCTGGCCGGAGCCATGGGACAGGTCATTGCCATCGCCCTCGGCGCCCTGGCCGGGCTGTGGTTATGCCGCGATACGGTGGCCGCGCCGGCTGGAATGCTGCGCTTTCCGGTGAGCCGGACAGCCGGCCTCGCGGCACTGGGGCTGTTCGCGCTGCTGCTGGTTGGCCTGCCTCTGGTGGCCGCCAACACCGGGGCCCACGGCATCGACGTGTTCGATGCCTTCTATCGCGCCGGATCGCTGGTGTTTGGCGGCGGACATGTAGTGCTTCCGCTGCTCGATGCCGAGACGGTGGCGAGCGGTTGGGTGAGCAAAGATGCTTTCCTGTCCGGCTATGGCGCAGCACAGGCCGTGCCGGGACCGCTGTTCACCTTTGCCGCCTTTCTGGGCGCGTCCGGCAGCCTGCCGCCCGATGGCGTGCTGGGCGCGGCTATCGCGCTGGTCGCGATCTTCCTGCCGGGCTTTCTGCTGCTGGTCGGGGCGCTGCCATTCTGGGACGCCGCCCGCAGCCGGCCATGGGCACAAGCGGGCATGCGCGGCGCCAATGCTGCCGTGGTGGGGATATTGGGCGCCGCGCTCTACGACCCGGTCTGGACCAGCGCAATCTTGCGACCGCTAGATTTCGTGCTGGCCGTCACCGGCTTCGTGCTGCTGGTAGCCTGGAAAGCGCCGCCCTGGATCGTTGTGCTGCTGCTGGCGGCGGCAGGTGGCGCGATTGGCGCTGTCGGTTAGCGTGCCTCACACCGTCTGGACGGCGATGCGATTGCCCTCGCTATCGGCGATCTCGGCGACGAATGCACTGTCGCCAATCGCGGTTTTGGGGAAGAGAATGGCGCTTCCCTGTGCCTCCGCTTTTGCCAGCACATCGTCGATGTCAGTAACGCTCAGATAGACGATGGCGCCGTTGACGGTCGGCACATAGACTTGGCCCTCGGCCAGTGCACCGCTGGCGCCGTCCTGACCTGCCTCGAACGGAAAATAGGCCATCCTGTTGCCGTGGATGTCGGCGATCTCACCAAACGTCACGCCAAGAACCGCAGAGTAGAACTGCATGGCGCGCTCAAGGTTGGTGACGGGGATTTCGACATGGGCGATCAGGTTCATTCGATCCATCTTGAACAGGAAAATCGTTCAGGCGAGCGGTGCTGGCCATTCGTGATGAGGGAGCAACTGGGCCAACGTCTGGTGCTCGGTTCGGCCCAGGAGGACCCGGGCGTCCAGATTGCGGTCAGGGAGGGCGAAGACAGGGCAGTCCAGCACTGACAACCGGTCGAGCATTGCATCGTAGCCCGTCGCCCAACCATCGCCGACGATGTCGCCGGTGATGATAACAGCGTCGGGGGCGAGGGTGTTCAGCCAGGCCACGGCCTTGCCCCAAGCCTCGAGATTGGCGTTTCCTGCACTGGCATGGATGTCCGAAATTTGCGCTATGAGCACATCGTTCTCACTTCAGCACGCCAAACCGGATCAGCTCTTCGTACCGCAGCTCGCTTCCGATAGCTTGGCTTCGAAGCGGGCGCGCATGGCTTGGTGGGGTGGCGCGAGGCGGATCAGGACGAAGAGCTTGTTGGAGGCTGATTCCACTACCAGCAGCCCTTCGGCCACGTCGAGCTCCTGTTGCGCGAGCAGGCGGGTCTGGGCGGCGTTGAAGACACCGAGCTCAAGGGTCTGTCCGATGCCATCGCGATTGGTGGTCGAATAGACGATGACGCCGGCCTCGTTGAACAGGGCAACCGACCAGAACGCGTCGGGCAGGATGCCGCTGACATAGGCCGGGCCGTTCGCGAGGTCGATTTCGCAGAGGCCGTAGATCAGATCGGGGTCCAGATCGAGCGGATTGGGCGCGCCGGCCTCGACTGGCGGCAGGATGACCACGCGGTTGTCGGCCTCGAAGGCCGAGGCGCGCGTCCACACCGTTTCCTCGGTCAGCAAGGGCAGGGTGAGGATGACGATGATGTGGATGATGCCGCCAAGCACCACGCCACCCAGTAACCAAAGCAGGAAACGCATCATGTGCATTCCCCCCGCTCGATCGCCGGCATGGATTCGTCGCTGGAAAAGCCGGAGAACACCGCCGTGTCGTAGAGCGTCAGCACCAGCGTTATCGGGCCATCGCCCGTCAGTTCCAGCCAATTGCCGGGCATGAGGCGCGTGCCGATATTGATCGTCAGATCGCCATCATTGGTGCGGGCTATGCTACTCGAGCGCATGGCCAGATCACCATCGGGCACGGCGACATTGGCGCCCTTGGCGTCGATCGCCACGAGCGTCCAGAACGTGGCCAGCGGCGTTTTGCCAGATATATGATAACCGCAGGCGCGGACCAGCGGCTGGCCGTCGCTATCGGTGCTGGCGGTGAACTGCAGCCCTTCGGCCTGCCCCAATTGCAGGCTGGCCTCTCGGGCTAGGTGGCCGCGCGTATAGGGGTTGGGCGCGGGGGCGCCAACATCCGGCCAAGCGGTCCACGGTCCGACCCGGGCGACGCCGAACAGCCGCCCGTCGGTCAGTGCGTAATAGCTGAGCCCGAAGCCGACGCTCAGGGCAACGGCGATCATCATCAGCAGGTAGAGGACAAAGCGCACGGCTCAGCGGCTCGAAGATGCGTGAAGGGGCATGGGCGGCGTGGACCTGCGCGCGGGGAGTGGCTGGCTAAGGCTATAGCAAGGGGGTGGGACGGGCGGAAGGGCGGATCGGGTGGTCAAGCCAGATCGTCGATGGTCACGCCAAGCGCCGTTGCGAGTTTGCCGAGGGTGGCGACGGAGCCGGTCTTCCGGCCGGCTTCGATATCGGCGATCTGCACACGGTTGACCTCGGAACGTTCGGCAAGGGCGGCCTGGGTTAAGCCGCGATACTCCCTGTAGACGCGCAGGGGGCTTTCGCCACCAATCATGCGTTTGACATACTCCGCAGGCATTGACTCGCCACCGGCGGCAACTGCCCGGTCATATGCCTCGAGGTCAGCCAGATCCTCCGCGGCTTCGCGCAGACGCTCATACTCGGCGCGCGGAATAGTGATCATCTCGGTCATAACCGCCTCCTAGTCATAAATGCTGCCGCGAGGACCGACTTCGAGGACATCCAGCACGACGTCATCAATCATGATGACACGCCAGTCGCCAACACGAAGCCGGATGCCTTCACGTCCCCTCAGTGCCTTCACGTTGTTCGCTTGAGACGACGGGTCGGCGGCATATGCTTCGATCTTCGCGACGATCCGCAGGGCCGAGTTGGCCGGCATCTTGCGTAGCGCTTTGGTCGCCGCAGGGCGGTACGTGATGGGCTTCACCATGGAAATGTAGCTATTGGCTACTCCGCAGTCAAGGGCTACAACCCCTCCGTTGCCACCGCAGGCACGGCTGCGCGGGCTTCGGTGGTGATGCCGCCGGCGGTGAGGGTGGCGTTGAGGAGGTCGGCGAGGTCGACCAACTTGCGGGCGGCGGCGGGGGTGAGGCTGGGTGGCCGCTCGGCCACAGTTTCCTCGACGGCGGCGGGATCGGCATCGGCGATGACGGTCGGCTCGGGCACGAAGTCGACGCCGAAGACCGGTTCGATGTCGATATTGGTGTGGGCGTAGGCCATGAACTTCTGCCAGGCGATGGCCGGCAGGGTGCCGCCCGTCAGGTTGTTGGTGGGGTGATAGTCGTCATTCCCGAACCAGACGGCGGCCACGTAATTGCCGGTAAAGCCACAGAACCAGGCGTCGCGATAAGATGAGGTAGTGCCGGACTTGCCGACGACGGGTACGCCCGGCACGTCGGCGCGGCGTCCAGTGCCGCCTGTGACCACGCCGCGCAGCATGCTGTTCATGTTGGCGACCGTGGTTTCGCTAAGCACGCGCTCGCGGGGGGCGGAGAGGTCGGCTTCGTAGACGAGCTCTCCGCTCAGAGTGGTCATCCGGGTGATGCCGAAGGCCGGGGTCTTATAGCCGTCATTGGCAAGCACGGCGTAGGACGAGGTCATGTCGAGCACCGAAACCGAGGCGACGCCGAGCGCCAGCGAACGGGTCACGGGGTAGTCGGCCTGCAGGCCCATGCGGTGGCTGAGCGCGGCGATGGTATCGCGACCGGTCTTGATCGAGAGCGTCACCGGCACCGTATTGAGCGACTGGGCGAAAGCGCTGGCGAGGGTCACCGTGCCCTTGTAATTGCGGCCGTAATTCTGCGGGCACCAGTCGCCGATGCACACCGGGCGGTCGGTGATCATGTCAGCAGGCGTCAGGCCGAGCTGCTCGAAGGCTTCGGAATAGACGAAGATCTTGTAGGCCGAGCCGGGCTGACGGGTGGAGACGATGGCGCGGTTGAACTGGCTCTTGCCATAGTCCATGCCGCCGACCATGGCGCGGATGGCGCCCTTGGTA
Encoded proteins:
- a CDS encoding VOC family protein, translated to MNLIAHVEIPVTNLERAMQFYSAVLGVTFGEIADIHGNRMAYFPFEAGQDGASGALAEGQVYVPTVNGAIVYLSVTDIDDVLAKAEAQGSAILFPKTAIGDSAFVAEIADSEGNRIAVQTV
- a CDS encoding TetR/AcrR family transcriptional regulator, whose translation is MTRAYLSAEARREQILDCAQHLFFTKGYEATTVQDLMLAAGVSKGGFYHHFGAKEDVLQALNARLAAVSVSVLETVMAWPGLTAFEQLNQSLRGLRHFKRETASGLVAAFETLMRPENIALYERIRRTNIQTVLPYFEKIIEAGQQDGSFNVPNARVAAEAVLSLGSMSHETVAAALAARGQDRAAANKALQEAMTFQGVIIDRILGMPDGSIEFVEPGYVDALLPIED
- a CDS encoding metallophosphoesterase family protein, producing the protein MLIAQISDIHASAGNANLEAWGKAVAWLNTLAPDAVIITGDIVGDGWATGYDAMLDRLSVLDCPVFALPDRNLDARVLLGRTEHQTLAQLLPHHEWPAPLA
- the chrA gene encoding chromate efflux transporter; its protein translation is MYLHETTSRSGSPAEVLTVFLKLGLTSFGGPIAHLGFFRDELIVRRRWMDEQGYGDLVALCQFLPGPASSQVGFALGLWRAGPLGALAAWLGFTLPSAILLVAFALSAAALDGPFAQGVLHGLKIVAVAVVAQAVWGMAKSLAPDRQRAGIAVAALALVVLLAGAMGQVIAIALGALAGLWLCRDTVAAPAGMLRFPVSRTAGLAALGLFALLLVGLPLVAANTGAHGIDVFDAFYRAGSLVFGGGHVVLPLLDAETVASGWVSKDAFLSGYGAAQAVPGPLFTFAAFLGASGSLPPDGVLGAAIALVAIFLPGFLLLVGALPFWDAARSRPWAQAGMRGANAAVVGILGAALYDPVWTSAILRPLDFVLAVTGFVLLVAWKAPPWIVVLLLAAAGGAIGAVG
- a CDS encoding helix-turn-helix transcriptional regulator, with protein sequence MTEMITIPRAEYERLREAAEDLADLEAYDRAVAAGGESMPAEYVKRMIGGESPLRVYREYRGLTQAALAERSEVNRVQIADIEAGRKTGSVATLGKLATALGVTIDDLA
- a CDS encoding DUF1214 domain-containing protein, which gives rise to MRFVLYLLMMIAVALSVGFGLSYYALTDGRLFGVARVGPWTAWPDVGAPAPNPYTRGHLAREASLQLGQAEGLQFTASTDSDGQPLVRACGYHISGKTPLATFWTLVAIDAKGANVAVPDGDLAMRSSSIARTNDGDLTINIGTRLMPGNWLELTGDGPITLVLTLYDTAVFSGFSSDESMPAIERGECT
- a CDS encoding type II toxin-antitoxin system RelE family toxin, translating into MVKPITYRPAATKALRKMPANSALRIVAKIEAYAADPSSQANNVKALRGREGIRLRVGDWRVIMIDDVVLDVLEVGPRGSIYD